A single region of the Thermotoga profunda AZM34c06 genome encodes:
- the queA gene encoding tRNA preQ1(34) S-adenosylmethionine ribosyltransferase-isomerase QueA yields the protein MKLSDFDYELPEELIAQTPIEPRDMSRLMILHRKTKTIEHRIFRQIIDYLRPNDLLVLNNTRVIPARLFAKKNESVIEVFLLRKINESLWECMVKPGKKVKPGDELFFDDFMAICIEKTQQGTRILKFNVTDEKILSKGNTPLPPYIHSKVSLDRYQTVYAKVDGAVAAPTAGLHFTEELINQIKNLGINIAEITLHVGIGTFRPVKTQDITQHKIHAETYHIPPQTVDLIKYTKQMKARVIAVGTTVVRALEQYAIDGNTDGETSLYIYPPFEFKLIDAMVTNFHLPKSTLLMLVSAFAGHDFTMQAYREAIKERYRFYSFGDAMLIL from the coding sequence ATGAAGTTATCAGATTTCGACTACGAATTACCTGAAGAATTGATAGCGCAAACACCCATTGAACCAAGAGATATGTCAAGATTGATGATCCTACACAGAAAGACTAAAACAATAGAACACCGAATTTTTCGGCAAATCATTGACTATTTGAGACCAAATGATCTTTTAGTACTCAACAACACGCGTGTCATACCAGCCAGATTGTTTGCAAAGAAAAATGAATCTGTTATAGAAGTTTTCTTGCTCAGGAAGATAAATGAATCTTTATGGGAATGTATGGTAAAGCCCGGTAAAAAAGTTAAACCCGGAGATGAGTTATTTTTTGATGATTTTATGGCAATTTGCATAGAAAAAACACAGCAAGGGACACGAATTCTCAAATTCAACGTGACAGACGAGAAAATTCTCAGCAAAGGTAACACACCGCTTCCACCGTATATTCACAGTAAGGTATCTCTTGACAGATATCAAACAGTATATGCGAAAGTAGATGGTGCCGTCGCGGCGCCAACGGCTGGACTTCATTTCACCGAGGAATTAATAAATCAAATAAAAAACCTCGGAATAAACATCGCAGAAATCACATTACATGTTGGAATTGGAACATTCAGACCAGTTAAAACACAAGATATAACTCAACACAAAATACATGCAGAAACTTATCACATACCCCCTCAAACTGTAGATTTGATAAAATATACTAAGCAAATGAAGGCAAGAGTAATAGCCGTTGGGACAACCGTGGTCCGTGCACTTGAGCAATATGCAATAGATGGCAATACCGATGGAGAAACGTCGTTATACATATATCCTCCTTTTGAATTCAAATTAATCGATGCTATGGTAACCAATTTTCATCTCCCAAAGTCGACTTTGTTGATGTTGGTGAGTGCATTCGCAGGACATGATTTCACAATGCAAGCTTATCGTGAAGCAATTAAGGAAAGATATCGTTTCTATTCTTTTGGTGACGCAATGCTGATACTTTAA
- a CDS encoding DUF5693 family protein encodes MDMVTRLKRISSWLFLLISITYLIFFIPVRINSDRKAMNYSVGFTLDDKRIVLQNDEIVWVIEPGEKLEDYMKYVIFKGDFSQIDPASYIQDIDRYKIFVGILEFNESLPFAKRLASQRSLKDLIFRVHTVRQEEVDKLGLDETMIYYRLRRAILERSIDLLWIQPLNNVNMQTVLEKLERQFGKPVPSPMPQKDFQALRFIPFLAILFALTSYKIVAVLPSIAALPFGFSISVSVASIMATVTLHFSIRKRELLPLFYLLLGLLTYATLSDFNHMNDLDQFRGVKLSLIALPATLVIIILIRHWKWLKRYIPYLLVAGGFFGFYYISRSGNIAFVPDMERKLRDLIEGLLWVRPRFKEVLFYPVYFISLRFINFKWNFVLEILGSIALVSTFNTFCHIKTPLVVSLYRSVFSILLGYIAYYIVRRLRWS; translated from the coding sequence ATGGATATGGTTACACGATTGAAACGTATTAGTAGTTGGTTGTTTCTATTGATTTCCATTACTTATCTCATATTCTTCATACCTGTGAGAATCAACAGCGACAGAAAAGCTATGAATTACAGCGTGGGTTTTACTTTGGATGATAAAAGAATCGTACTACAAAATGATGAAATCGTTTGGGTCATTGAGCCAGGAGAGAAATTGGAAGATTATATGAAGTATGTCATCTTCAAAGGCGATTTCAGCCAAATAGATCCAGCAAGTTATATTCAGGATATTGATAGATACAAAATCTTTGTTGGAATACTTGAATTCAACGAGAGCCTTCCTTTTGCAAAAAGATTGGCAAGCCAGAGATCTCTGAAAGATCTCATCTTTCGGGTTCACACAGTCAGACAAGAAGAAGTCGACAAACTCGGTCTTGATGAAACGATGATATATTACAGATTGCGCAGGGCAATTTTGGAAAGAAGCATTGATCTACTTTGGATACAACCTTTAAACAATGTGAATATGCAAACAGTTCTGGAAAAATTGGAAAGGCAATTTGGAAAACCTGTACCTTCCCCAATGCCACAAAAAGATTTCCAGGCACTGCGTTTTATTCCATTTCTCGCAATTTTGTTTGCATTAACATCTTATAAAATAGTAGCCGTATTGCCTTCCATAGCAGCGCTACCATTTGGTTTTTCTATCTCTGTTTCGGTGGCTTCGATAATGGCAACGGTAACACTTCATTTCTCAATCCGAAAGAGAGAATTGCTTCCTCTGTTCTATCTTCTTTTAGGTCTACTGACCTATGCAACATTATCGGACTTCAACCATATGAACGATTTAGATCAATTCAGGGGCGTGAAATTATCACTGATAGCACTCCCTGCTACCTTAGTGATAATAATTCTTATAAGACATTGGAAGTGGCTTAAGAGATATATACCATACCTTCTTGTTGCTGGTGGTTTTTTTGGGTTCTATTATATTTCCAGATCGGGAAATATCGCATTCGTTCCGGATATGGAAAGAAAATTAAGAGATCTTATTGAAGGTCTACTTTGGGTCAGGCCAAGATTCAAAGAAGTATTATTCTATCCTGTATATTTCATTTCTCTTAGATTTATAAACTTCAAATGGAACTTCGTGCTCGAAATACTCGGTTCCATAGCACTGGTATCGACTTTCAATACATTCTGCCACATAAAGACACCTCTCGTTGTCTCACTCTATAGATCGGTCTTCTCGATTCTGCTTGGCTATATCGCTTATTATATCGTGAGGCGTTTGAGATGGTCCTGA
- a CDS encoding RNA polymerase factor sigma-54 — protein sequence MKQNLRLEPSINSYRRTFFRVLELPVSALLEYLRENPFGLSLNVELNDESETMAELIANDEKSLCEEIVENLAFARLDDETEKIAEYIAYNLDQNGHMNVTVKEICERFKVNAAVVYKAMEAIKDVGPDGVLEGKVKGYGVRSSYIEPDIIVNHDLSISLKEIHLSIPRSANKIETKIYLFLSQAIDCRRQLLLSLGQMSVRENTLFLSKKINYPQKIKMIDAAKYLGVSVSTISRAVSSKFIKTPIGIFPFRIFFGRNVEKEYLVIEIAKILDKSQNITDAEIVQKLKMQGIFISRRTVNKYRQLTMKILKGNDSIEIDNLS from the coding sequence ATGAAACAGAATTTACGTTTAGAACCATCCATTAATTCTTACCGTAGAACTTTTTTTCGAGTCTTGGAGCTTCCAGTCTCGGCTTTACTGGAATATCTGAGGGAAAACCCCTTTGGTTTAAGTTTGAATGTAGAATTAAACGATGAAAGTGAGACAATGGCTGAATTGATTGCAAATGATGAAAAGAGTCTCTGTGAAGAGATTGTTGAAAATCTCGCTTTTGCCAGACTCGATGATGAGACTGAGAAGATAGCCGAGTATATAGCGTACAATTTAGATCAAAATGGACACATGAATGTCACAGTAAAAGAGATCTGTGAAAGATTCAAAGTCAACGCAGCTGTTGTCTATAAAGCCATGGAAGCCATCAAAGACGTCGGACCAGATGGAGTTCTGGAGGGTAAGGTAAAAGGTTATGGCGTGAGATCATCTTATATTGAACCAGATATAATAGTCAACCATGATCTAAGCATATCACTCAAAGAAATTCATTTATCGATCCCCAGAAGTGCAAATAAAATCGAGACGAAAATATACCTTTTCCTGAGTCAAGCAATCGATTGTAGAAGACAACTGCTCTTGTCTCTTGGTCAGATGTCTGTGAGAGAAAATACCTTGTTTCTTTCCAAGAAAATCAACTATCCTCAGAAAATCAAAATGATCGATGCGGCGAAATACCTTGGGGTAAGTGTTTCTACAATATCACGTGCTGTCTCAAGCAAATTCATAAAAACACCGATTGGTATCTTTCCATTCAGAATCTTTTTTGGCAGGAATGTAGAAAAAGAATATCTCGTGATAGAGATTGCCAAAATCCTTGACAAATCTCAAAACATAACCGATGCCGAGATCGTACAAAAATTGAAAATGCAGGGAATCTTTATCAGTCGTAGAACGGTGAATAAATACAGGCAACTCACCATGAAAATCTTGAAGGGGAATGATTCAATTGAGATCGATAATCTTTCTTAA
- a CDS encoding thiamine diphosphokinase: MIQLRSIIFLNGDYSKQSLEQFENDDLIIAVDGGTKYLLSNGVIPDIFVGDADSIDNDVLKKLEVSGCELFVYPEDKDKIDAQLAIEKAIELGANEIVIRGWQGERIDMILALIYLMCKYPDIIINAKDDNLQMGVVHSQVELDSISGEKWSILPICGDAKNVTLQGFKYVLKETDMPCQEPFGVSNIAMAEKVRIEVREGMVVYFRWIKQPL, translated from the coding sequence ATGATTCAATTGAGATCGATAATCTTTCTTAATGGTGATTATTCAAAACAAAGCCTTGAGCAATTCGAAAATGACGACTTAATAATTGCCGTAGACGGTGGAACAAAATACTTGCTCAGTAATGGAGTTATACCCGATATATTTGTTGGAGATGCCGATTCTATTGATAACGATGTGCTCAAAAAACTCGAAGTGTCAGGTTGTGAGCTCTTTGTTTACCCTGAAGATAAAGACAAAATCGATGCACAACTTGCAATTGAAAAAGCCATAGAACTCGGTGCGAATGAGATAGTAATACGAGGTTGGCAGGGAGAACGCATAGATATGATACTCGCCCTTATCTATTTGATGTGTAAATATCCAGATATCATTATTAATGCTAAAGATGATAACCTTCAAATGGGTGTAGTTCACTCACAAGTAGAACTCGATTCAATCTCAGGTGAAAAGTGGTCGATCTTGCCAATATGTGGTGATGCAAAGAATGTAACCTTGCAAGGGTTCAAATATGTATTAAAAGAGACTGACATGCCATGTCAAGAGCCATTTGGTGTCAGCAACATAGCTATGGCAGAAAAGGTGAGGATAGAAGTTAGAGAAGGGATGGTGGTCTATTTCAGATGGATAAAACAACCGTTGTGA